A genomic window from Candidatus Methylacidiphilum fumarolicum includes:
- a CDS encoding TolC family outer membrane protein — MKKGPMVRQFQKYYSPFFSFFFWFCSVLLQAYSAIAVEDLVQVFHQALESDPILSRESYLFNGSQAGVSLAKAALGPTLSINTAAGVGSLIDVNINSFSLATGTSFEFYTVLLTQPLFDGQKLSALKAAKYQKEAQSSAVQYQRQQLIFRVIQAYFGVLQAQANERVSETELSLYEEILKQTEAFLKIGKGDIVAVKEAKARYDLSQSSLITAKNALNISKAILERITHKPIEELADVKEISPMSPTPNELGPWVQTAMANQPLIKQAKALVDVSYAQLEQNKRGHWPVLSVVGSSSQLAVNAIPVNLQVAAGFLTLSVPLYDGQIDQRIKQSQAQAKATSEFLRNTSDQTKLDTEEAFLNLQSSVLQLKSAKTALDSAKTSYAATKKGYELGTRSIIDLLTVISDLSNATRNYYNALYNHLVSRAQLKAAAGILNQEDILAFNSILKR; from the coding sequence ATGAAAAAAGGACCTATGGTTCGACAATTCCAGAAGTATTATTCCCCTTTCTTTTCCTTTTTTTTCTGGTTCTGTTCGGTGCTGCTGCAAGCCTATTCTGCTATAGCCGTAGAAGATCTTGTTCAGGTTTTTCATCAGGCTTTGGAGTCTGATCCTATTCTTTCAAGAGAAAGCTATCTTTTTAATGGGTCTCAGGCTGGAGTATCCCTTGCTAAGGCGGCCCTAGGCCCTACCCTTTCGATAAACACCGCTGCCGGAGTGGGGAGTTTGATTGATGTGAATATCAATTCCTTTTCTCTTGCAACGGGGACTTCCTTCGAATTTTACACCGTGCTTTTAACGCAGCCCCTGTTCGATGGCCAAAAGCTATCCGCATTGAAAGCTGCTAAATATCAAAAAGAGGCTCAAAGTTCTGCAGTCCAATATCAAAGACAGCAGCTAATCTTCCGTGTCATTCAAGCCTATTTTGGAGTGTTACAAGCCCAAGCAAACGAGCGGGTTTCGGAAACTGAACTGTCCCTTTATGAAGAAATTCTTAAGCAAACTGAGGCTTTCTTGAAAATAGGCAAAGGAGATATTGTTGCCGTCAAAGAAGCAAAAGCTAGGTATGATTTGTCACAGTCCAGCCTTATTACAGCAAAAAATGCACTGAATATTTCAAAGGCGATTCTAGAAAGAATCACTCATAAACCCATAGAAGAACTTGCCGATGTCAAAGAAATTTCTCCAATGAGTCCGACTCCTAACGAACTGGGTCCATGGGTTCAAACAGCCATGGCAAATCAGCCGCTGATCAAACAAGCAAAAGCTTTAGTCGATGTTTCCTATGCTCAGCTTGAGCAGAATAAAAGAGGGCATTGGCCAGTTTTATCTGTCGTAGGTTCCTCTAGTCAACTGGCTGTAAATGCTATACCAGTCAATTTGCAGGTAGCCGCAGGTTTTTTGACACTTTCTGTTCCGCTTTATGATGGACAGATTGATCAACGAATTAAGCAGTCTCAAGCCCAAGCCAAAGCCACATCAGAATTTTTAAGAAATACTTCAGATCAGACAAAATTAGATACAGAAGAAGCATTTTTAAATTTGCAAAGTAGCGTCCTTCAGCTCAAAAGCGCTAAAACAGCTTTAGATTCCGCTAAAACTTCTTACGCAGCTACTAAAAAAGGGTATGAATTGGGCACAAGATCGATCATCGATTTGCTGACAGTGATTTCTGATTTGTCGAATGCAACAAGAAATTATTATAATGCACTCTATAATCATCTTGTGTCTCGGGCTCAGCTAAAAGCCGCTGCTGGTATCTTAAATCAAGAGGATATTCTGGCTTTCAATAGCATTCTTAAAAGGTAA